ATTTCACTGCGGCCATAACCTGCTCCATTGGTTCAGAGAACCGTGAGTCAGCGGAAAGGGATGACGCAAGCTGGCGGGATCCGTCCGTGGCAAGGCCAAAGGATGCGGTGACCGCAAGCGATGCGGACACGCCCCAGTGCGCCCACACCTGGGGCGGAGCAACGAACAGGAACGCAATGGTTGCGGTAAGGCCTGCCGCGAGCAAACGGGTGGGATAAAACCGCGCGTTATCAGCGGACGCTTTCCAAGCGGCGCGGCCGCTAGGAGCAAGGGGCGGAATCGTTGCCTCTTTCTCTTTGGGCGCGCTCCCCCGGCCGTACTCATGGATCCACTCAATCTTGGTGTACCAGTTGCGGCCCACTTTTTTTGCGCGGAGTTTATTCTGGTTCACCCGCAGCTTAAGGTACGCGCCCGAATACTGCCCGGTGATTTTCGCGGCTTCGGCAAGAGAAATAAAATCATCTCCGGCCCGGCCGCGCGAAGGCTGGGACGCATCCCGAGGAGCGGATTTTGCCGCAGCCGTATACTCTTTAACCGCCGCTCTGGTGGTAACCCACTGCCTGCCTTTTTTGATTGCGGAAAGTTTGCCGTCTCTGGCGAGCAGGGAAAGATACTCCGCGGAGTATGGAGTAAGTTCCGCAGCCTCGGAAAGCGGCAGGTATTTATTTTTGTCTTTGTCGCGAGGCACGCTTTGTTTTATGCTTATTTTATTCGCTTTTTGTTGTATATACGATGGCCGTGATTTTGCGCGGAAAGGTATACGATAGCTATGCTTTATTATACCTATTCTTACGCTTTTTTGTCTATATGATATACGATAGTTTTCCACAGGATTAAAAAACAGACGCTCATGCGCTCATGCGGCGTCATGCTGGAGCGAGTGTACTCGCGAGCGATAGCATCTCCGTCAATATCCGGCTAGATTCTATCGCCGCCCAGGAGGCGGGCTCGAGAATGACGGGAATAATAGGCAAACGCGTAAGTCCTCATGGCATTATCATATACGATGCCGTCTTCATCCAGATTGCGCAATATATACGATACGCGCGCTTGTTTGAGCGCTATACGATAAAACAGCATAATTTTTTTATGCCTGCTGTTGCGATATACGATATCCCAAGCCTGATGCGCTACCTGTTCTTCTTGGTCACGTTAAAACCAAGGTATTTGCCTGTGGCGAGCCGGGTTTGCGCGTCTATGGCCGGAATTGAGCCGAACAGAATCATATTAACAGGAAACAATACCCACTGCAGGAGCATCATCGCGTAGCGGTACTTTTCTCCTTTGGGCGCGGGCGGAAGGAATACGACCGAGAGGATGGCGGTCGCGAACAACCCCGCGAGCGCGGCAGTCAGAAGCCAGTCCAGCACGAGCGGCGC
This sequence is a window from Parcubacteria group bacterium. Protein-coding genes within it:
- a CDS encoding helix-turn-helix domain-containing protein, producing MPRDKDKNKYLPLSEAAELTPYSAEYLSLLARDGKLSAIKKGRQWVTTRAAVKEYTAAAKSAPRDASQPSRGRAGDDFISLAEAAKITGQYSGAYLKLRVNQNKLRAKKVGRNWYTKIEWIHEYGRGSAPKEKEATIPPLAPSGRAAWKASADNARFYPTRLLAAGLTATIAFLFVAPPQVWAHWGVSASLAVTASFGLATDGSRQLASSLSADSRFSEPMEQVMAAVKFAASSLGRVTRQQGVVAERLASRFGLDVAPRSSPIVSFRGEAEESLGRAAGQVAGAF